The proteins below are encoded in one region of Verrucomicrobiota bacterium:
- the gltB gene encoding glutamate synthase large subunit codes for MMNHSLPHHQSSTSLYDPSFEKDACGVGMVAQISGQRSNEILRIGLRSICNLMHRGALDADARTGDGAGISTQIPYKLFRPIIESWGKSLYSDTDLGVGVMYLPKENEYAKARAKAITEEVLEKRGFYLFGWREVPTNKQILGTKALLTLPDIEQVLVGKVEGMTADEFERRLFLARNEIEKRVAADKIEDFYIPSLSHRLIVYKGLLVSSSLEKFFPDLSNPDYETALCVYHQRYSTNTFPTWPLAHPFRILAHNGEINTVRGNRNWTQAREAELKADFWGEDIELLHPIIQPGGSDSASLDNVLEVLTMSGRSILHSMTMLVPPAWRGDKEISPELAAFYEYHTCLCEPWDGPAALVFTDGITIGACLDRNGLRPARYQITDSGIFSLGSEMGVDGLNQDSIIEKGRLAPGEMIAIDTAAGVLMRDTEIKQSLATRHNYRKMVDDHRVRLAPFKAEQLAPAKGDLDIIDLTQRQVSFGYTSEELDMIFKPMIKDGAEAVGSMGDDTPLAVLSLRPRLLYTYFSQLFAQVTNPPIDPIRERLVMSLFTTLGWRRNLLSETPEHASQVSLDSPILFNEELESIRKIGGDHKATTLSSLWKASSGPTGLATAVHELCKAAEKAVDEETRILVLSDRGIDAENLAIPALLAVGAVHHHLRRVGKRMRVSIVCETGEARDVHQMACLIGYGVSAINPYLAIETIREMIEKGSVEIDFATAQLNYKKALQSGLLKIMSKMGISVIGSYRGAQTFEATGISTKLVEECFTATPTQIEGVGFEEIARESLARHEMAYAAPLPVEEGKEAAALQLGDPGFYRIRRGGELHAVTPPVIKNFHSFVRTNKPEDYKAYVDAVLASTPHSPRNLLEFVALPSGPVPIEEVESIEEIRRRFTTAGMSLGALSPEAHETLAIAMNRIGGKSNSGEGGEDPRRFKRQENGDWANSAIKQIASGRFGVHAAYLASAKEIEIKMAQGAKPGEGGQLPGHKVTAYIAKLRNSVPGVTLISPPPHHDIYSIEDLAQLIYDLKQVNPRARVTVKLVAEAGVGTVAAGVAKAHADIILVSGHDGGTGASPLSSVKHAGGAWELGVAETHQVLLLNGLRNRVTLRTDGGMRTGEDIIHATLLGAEEYNFGTAALIAMGCVYVRQCHLNNCPVGVATLDDRLRGKFKGKPENVVNFFNAVAEEVRGIMARLGFRTIDEMVGRTECLRQKHIEGHPKANTVDLSRLLKDVVKDDPTAVRYATRDRNDPEHDQPLDDIILQDAEESIRDAKAVKLSYKVDNTNRSLATKVSGEIAYQYGEEGLPEGTLELDLTGTAGQSFGAFLAPGIKLVLTGEGNDYVGKSMSGGEIIVRPLPDHRFVPEKNSIIGNTVMYGAIAGHLFANGRAGERFCVRNSGGTAVVEGIGDHGCEYMTGGTVVVLGSTGKNFGAGMTGGEAFVLDLEDKFLGRYNDQLVGADRITSAEDEAKLKDLVIKHQEKTGSPLAARILADWKRHLAAFWKVTPHVPAAQPIEEKKVEEGKTIITEHITASPKA; via the coding sequence ATGATGAATCATTCCCTACCCCACCATCAGAGCAGCACCTCGCTCTATGATCCGTCTTTTGAGAAAGACGCCTGCGGCGTCGGCATGGTTGCTCAAATCAGCGGCCAGCGCTCCAACGAGATCCTGCGCATCGGTCTTCGCTCCATCTGCAACTTGATGCACCGCGGAGCCCTGGATGCCGATGCCCGGACGGGTGACGGTGCGGGCATCTCGACTCAGATTCCCTACAAGCTCTTCCGTCCCATTATCGAAAGCTGGGGCAAGTCCCTCTACAGCGACACCGATCTCGGCGTCGGGGTCATGTACCTTCCCAAGGAGAACGAGTATGCCAAGGCCCGGGCCAAGGCCATCACCGAGGAGGTTCTGGAAAAGAGGGGCTTCTATCTTTTCGGCTGGCGTGAGGTTCCGACCAACAAGCAGATCCTCGGCACCAAGGCCCTGCTGACCCTGCCCGATATCGAGCAGGTCCTGGTTGGCAAGGTTGAGGGGATGACGGCCGATGAGTTCGAGCGGCGTCTTTTTCTCGCTCGCAACGAGATTGAGAAGCGCGTGGCCGCCGACAAAATCGAGGATTTCTACATCCCTTCGCTGTCTCACCGCCTGATCGTCTACAAGGGTCTTCTTGTCTCCTCGTCACTAGAGAAGTTCTTTCCCGACCTCTCCAACCCCGACTACGAGACCGCTCTCTGCGTCTATCACCAGCGCTACAGCACGAATACCTTCCCAACCTGGCCGCTTGCCCATCCCTTCCGAATCCTGGCTCACAACGGTGAGATCAATACCGTCCGAGGCAACCGCAACTGGACCCAGGCGCGCGAAGCGGAACTGAAAGCCGATTTCTGGGGCGAGGACATCGAGTTGCTACACCCGATCATCCAGCCCGGTGGCTCTGACTCCGCCAGTTTGGACAATGTCCTCGAGGTCCTGACCATGTCAGGGCGTTCGATCCTGCACTCGATGACCATGCTGGTTCCTCCGGCCTGGCGCGGCGACAAAGAGATCAGCCCCGAACTCGCCGCCTTCTACGAGTACCACACCTGCCTCTGCGAGCCCTGGGACGGTCCCGCGGCCCTAGTCTTCACCGACGGCATCACCATCGGTGCCTGCCTTGATCGCAATGGTCTGCGCCCGGCCCGCTACCAGATCACGGACAGCGGCATTTTCAGTCTTGGATCCGAGATGGGGGTCGATGGCCTCAATCAGGACTCTATCATCGAGAAGGGGCGTCTTGCCCCGGGCGAGATGATCGCCATCGATACCGCTGCCGGCGTCCTGATGCGCGACACCGAGATCAAGCAGTCGCTCGCGACACGCCACAATTACCGGAAGATGGTGGATGACCATCGTGTCCGTCTCGCCCCCTTCAAGGCCGAGCAGCTCGCTCCCGCGAAAGGCGACCTCGACATCATCGACCTGACTCAGCGCCAGGTCTCCTTCGGCTACACCAGCGAGGAGCTCGACATGATCTTCAAGCCAATGATCAAGGATGGCGCCGAGGCCGTCGGCTCCATGGGGGACGACACGCCGCTTGCGGTCCTTTCTCTGCGGCCGCGTCTTCTCTACACCTACTTCAGCCAGCTCTTTGCACAGGTCACGAATCCGCCGATCGACCCGATCCGCGAGCGCCTGGTCATGTCGCTTTTCACCACCCTGGGCTGGAGACGCAATCTCCTCTCCGAGACCCCGGAGCATGCCTCTCAGGTCTCTCTCGACTCCCCGATATTGTTCAACGAGGAGCTGGAGTCCATCCGCAAGATTGGCGGGGATCACAAGGCGACCACCCTTTCCTCACTCTGGAAGGCATCCTCGGGCCCCACAGGACTCGCCACTGCGGTTCATGAACTCTGCAAGGCAGCCGAGAAGGCTGTTGATGAAGAAACCCGCATACTCGTTCTCAGCGACAGGGGAATCGATGCGGAGAACCTCGCGATCCCTGCACTTCTGGCTGTCGGCGCTGTCCATCATCATCTCCGTCGTGTCGGCAAGCGCATGCGGGTGAGTATCGTCTGCGAGACAGGCGAGGCCCGCGATGTCCACCAGATGGCCTGCCTGATCGGCTATGGCGTGAGCGCCATTAATCCCTACCTGGCCATCGAGACCATCCGCGAGATGATCGAAAAGGGCTCCGTGGAGATCGACTTCGCCACCGCCCAGCTCAACTACAAGAAGGCGCTCCAAAGCGGCCTCCTCAAGATCATGTCGAAGATGGGCATCTCCGTCATCGGCAGCTACCGCGGAGCCCAGACCTTCGAGGCAACCGGCATCTCGACCAAACTTGTCGAGGAGTGCTTCACCGCAACCCCCACCCAGATCGAGGGTGTCGGTTTCGAGGAGATCGCGCGCGAGTCCCTAGCCCGCCACGAGATGGCCTACGCCGCTCCCCTACCCGTCGAGGAAGGCAAGGAGGCCGCCGCACTCCAGCTCGGAGACCCCGGGTTTTATCGCATCCGACGGGGCGGTGAGCTCCATGCCGTGACCCCCCCGGTCATCAAGAACTTCCACAGCTTCGTCCGCACCAACAAGCCCGAGGACTACAAGGCCTATGTCGATGCCGTCCTGGCCTCGACCCCTCACTCCCCGCGCAACCTGCTCGAGTTCGTCGCCCTCCCCTCCGGCCCGGTGCCGATCGAGGAGGTCGAGTCGATCGAGGAAATCCGCCGTCGCTTCACCACGGCCGGAATGTCGCTAGGAGCCCTGAGCCCCGAGGCCCACGAGACTCTGGCGATCGCCATGAACCGCATCGGCGGGAAGTCGAACAGCGGTGAGGGTGGCGAAGATCCCCGCCGCTTCAAGCGTCAGGAGAATGGCGACTGGGCCAACAGCGCCATCAAACAGATCGCCTCCGGTCGCTTTGGCGTCCATGCCGCCTACCTTGCGAGCGCCAAAGAGATCGAGATCAAGATGGCCCAGGGTGCCAAGCCCGGAGAGGGTGGACAGCTTCCCGGTCACAAGGTTACCGCCTATATCGCCAAGCTCCGCAACTCGGTTCCTGGCGTCACTCTCATTTCGCCGCCGCCTCATCACGACATCTACTCGATCGAGGATCTGGCCCAGCTCATTTATGACCTCAAGCAGGTCAATCCACGTGCACGCGTCACTGTGAAGCTCGTCGCCGAGGCGGGCGTCGGGACTGTGGCCGCAGGCGTGGCGAAGGCTCATGCCGACATCATCTTGGTCAGCGGTCACGACGGCGGAACCGGCGCTTCGCCGCTCAGCTCTGTGAAACACGCTGGTGGCGCCTGGGAACTCGGCGTCGCCGAGACCCATCAGGTCCTGCTGCTGAATGGCCTCCGTAACCGTGTCACGCTTCGTACCGATGGCGGGATGCGGACCGGCGAGGACATCATCCACGCCACACTGCTCGGTGCCGAGGAGTACAACTTCGGAACCGCCGCCCTTATTGCTATGGGCTGCGTCTATGTCCGCCAGTGCCATCTCAACAACTGTCCGGTCGGCGTCGCCACCCTCGACGATCGTCTCCGCGGAAAGTTCAAAGGGAAGCCCGAGAATGTCGTCAACTTCTTCAACGCCGTTGCCGAAGAGGTCCGGGGTATCATGGCCCGCCTCGGCTTCCGTACCATCGATGAGATGGTCGGCCGCACCGAGTGCCTCCGCCAGAAGCACATCGAGGGTCATCCGAAGGCCAACACCGTCGACCTCTCACGCCTCCTCAAGGATGTCGTGAAGGATGATCCGACGGCCGTCCGTTACGCCACGCGCGACCGCAACGATCCCGAGCACGACCAACCGCTCGATGACATCATTCTGCAGGATGCCGAGGAGTCCATCCGCGACGCAAAGGCCGTGAAGCTTTCCTACAAGGTCGACAACACGAACCGCTCGCTGGCCACCAAGGTTTCGGGAGAGATCGCCTACCAGTACGGCGAAGAGGGCCTTCCGGAAGGAACCCTCGAACTCGACCTGACCGGCACGGCAGGCCAGAGCTTCGGAGCCTTCCTGGCTCCGGGTATCAAACTCGTCCTCACGGGCGAGGGAAATGATTATGTCGGTAAGAGCATGAGCGGAGGAGAGATCATCGTCAGACCTCTGCCCGATCACCGCTTTGTCCCCGAGAAGAACAGCATCATCGGCAACACCGTCATGTATGGAGCCATCGCTGGACACCTCTTTGCCAATGGCCGTGCTGGCGAGCGTTTCTGCGTTCGCAACTCGGGAGGCACTGCCGTCGTCGAGGGGATCGGCGACCATGGTTGCGAATACATGACCGGCGGCACCGTTGTGGTCCTTGGCTCCACGGGCAAGAACTTCGGCGCTGGCATGACCGGCGGCGAGGCCTTCGTCCTTGATCTGGAGGACAAGTTCCTTGGGCGCTACAACGACCAGCTTGTCGGAGCCGACCGGATTACCTCCGCCGAGGACGAAGCCAAGCTGAAGGATCTCGTCATCAAGCATCAGGAGAAGACCGGCAGCCCGCTGGCCGCACGCATCCTCGCCGACTGGAAGCGTCATCTCGCAGCCTTCTGGAAGGTCACCCCTCATGTCCCCGCGGCCCAGCCGATCGAGGAAAAGAAGGTCGAGGAAGGCAAGACCATCATCACGGAACACATCACGGCTTCGCCGAAGGCCTAG
- a CDS encoding ACT domain-containing protein, whose translation MKKADPLAPRIVQQLAVFLENKPGALAAVCDALAGARINIYGLTVSDTTDHAVVRMVVSNTDRAMTLFESYGTLVVESDVLMIQNDNKPGSLSRIAHALSSRKINIDYGYLASMPSAKKGLLILRVTDPKRALSVLKKLDAE comes from the coding sequence ATGAAGAAGGCTGATCCTTTGGCTCCAAGGATTGTTCAGCAATTGGCTGTCTTTCTTGAGAACAAACCGGGCGCACTGGCCGCCGTCTGCGATGCACTGGCCGGCGCGAGGATCAACATCTACGGACTCACCGTCTCCGACACCACGGATCATGCAGTTGTTAGGATGGTTGTCAGCAATACCGATCGGGCAATGACGCTCTTCGAGTCATACGGCACACTGGTCGTTGAGAGCGACGTGCTGATGATCCAGAACGACAACAAGCCGGGTAGCCTCTCCCGGATCGCCCATGCCCTCTCTTCCAGGAAGATCAACATCGACTACGGCTACCTGGCCTCAATGCCTTCGGCGAAAAAGGGCCTTCTTATTCTGCGTGTGACAGATCCCAAAAGGGCGCTTTCCGTCCTCAAAAAGCTCGATGCCGAGTAA
- a CDS encoding DUF2721 domain-containing protein — protein MTLSSNEVTSTIQLALAPVFLLTAVVMLINAISGRLARAIDRMRFIHGELFAAEKLTPALESHYRVEFREVRIRGRMCALAIFFDVLSGVLISLTVLEIFFFEAGVRHFQGSYVVTTFVAGLIFFMTALVVVLVEVVYAHRSVGWDLPSHPDEKA, from the coding sequence ATGACCCTTTCCTCAAACGAAGTTACTTCGACGATTCAGTTGGCGCTGGCACCGGTCTTTCTTCTTACCGCCGTGGTCATGCTCATCAATGCGATTAGCGGACGATTGGCCCGCGCCATCGATCGGATGCGATTCATTCACGGCGAGCTCTTTGCTGCCGAAAAACTCACCCCTGCGCTTGAGTCACACTATCGTGTCGAATTTCGCGAGGTTCGCATCAGGGGGCGGATGTGTGCGCTTGCCATCTTCTTTGATGTCCTAAGCGGGGTGCTCATCTCCCTGACTGTTCTGGAAATCTTTTTCTTCGAGGCAGGAGTCAGACACTTTCAAGGTAGCTATGTGGTCACAACCTTTGTGGCGGGATTGATTTTCTTCATGACCGCTCTGGTAGTGGTACTGGTCGAGGTGGTCTATGCCCACCGATCGGTTGGCTGGGATCTGCCGAGCCATCCTGACGAAAAGGCCTGA
- a CDS encoding amino acid permease produces the protein MNKNDSQGISLLTCLSLVTATMVGTGVYTSLGFQLQDLKSGFSILALWVLGGLISLCGALSYAEVAARIPRSGGEYTYLSEIYHPALGFMAACVSLIAGFAAPISLSAIAFGTYLHAALPVCPIRLSTVGAVVLISLVHLRSLRTSSLLQNGMTGIKFLLIGLFIAIGFGSALLHPACLKLLLPQPASLGELTRPNAGIALLFVLYAYSGWNAVTYLAGEVKSPRRTVGLSLVIGTLAVTLFYVVLNAVFLTSAPENELRGVLNVGSVSANHLIGPVGGRIMSGIIALGLLASISAMIWTGPRVTQRVGADYPFFAALAKTRDNIPVRAILLQLALVMGLIAFDSFETVLVFAQIPLLLCLMLGVIGLILLRRKRHRENPRLSTLDPRHSFICPLYPLPPIVFLVCSGAGLLYSVITKPWIALAGGVLMLLPLILHRWLSPRRLS, from the coding sequence ATGAACAAAAACGATAGCCAGGGAATCAGCCTGCTGACCTGCCTCTCTCTGGTCACGGCAACGATGGTGGGGACCGGCGTTTACACGAGCCTGGGCTTCCAGTTACAGGATCTGAAAAGCGGATTCTCCATCCTGGCGCTTTGGGTTCTTGGCGGACTTATTTCCCTCTGCGGAGCTCTCTCCTACGCGGAAGTTGCGGCACGGATTCCACGCTCTGGTGGCGAATACACCTACCTCTCAGAGATATACCATCCTGCCCTGGGATTCATGGCGGCCTGCGTCTCCCTGATCGCGGGATTCGCAGCGCCCATTTCACTCTCGGCCATCGCTTTCGGCACCTACTTGCACGCGGCACTCCCAGTCTGCCCCATCCGCCTCTCCACCGTGGGAGCTGTGGTGCTGATCTCGCTCGTTCATCTTAGATCGCTCAGAACAAGCTCGCTGCTCCAGAATGGAATGACCGGCATCAAGTTCCTGCTAATCGGCCTCTTTATAGCGATCGGATTCGGAAGTGCGCTACTCCATCCCGCTTGCTTGAAACTCCTGCTGCCACAGCCAGCTTCTCTGGGGGAACTAACCCGACCAAACGCGGGAATCGCACTACTCTTTGTCCTCTATGCCTACTCGGGTTGGAATGCCGTGACCTATCTTGCCGGGGAGGTGAAGAGCCCCCGACGGACTGTCGGTCTCTCGCTTGTGATCGGCACCCTGGCAGTGACTCTCTTCTATGTTGTGCTCAACGCCGTCTTCCTCACGTCGGCCCCGGAGAATGAACTGCGCGGTGTGTTGAATGTGGGGAGCGTGTCGGCTAATCATCTGATCGGCCCCGTAGGCGGACGGATCATGTCGGGCATCATTGCTCTCGGCCTCCTTGCGTCGATCAGTGCCATGATCTGGACAGGCCCCCGGGTGACCCAGCGCGTCGGGGCGGATTACCCGTTCTTTGCCGCACTCGCGAAGACCCGCGATAACATTCCGGTCAGGGCGATCCTACTGCAATTGGCGCTGGTCATGGGACTGATTGCCTTCGACTCCTTTGAAACGGTCCTTGTCTTTGCGCAGATCCCGCTACTGCTCTGCCTGATGCTGGGTGTCATCGGCCTGATCCTTCTTAGACGGAAACGTCATCGGGAGAACCCTCGACTCTCGACCCTCGACCCTCGTCATTCCTTTATCTGCCCCCTCTATCCTCTGCCGCCAATCGTGTTCCTGGTCTGCTCGGGCGCTGGATTGCTTTACTCGGTGATTACAAAGCCGTGGATTGCCCTTGCAGGCGGGGTGCTTATGCTGCTCCCTCTCATCCTTCACCGATGGCTTTCCCCAAGGCGTCTTTCCTGA
- the ubiA gene encoding putative 4-hydroxybenzoate polyprenyltransferase, producing the protein MTFPPSHLPTNAPLVRFLTFIRFSHTVFALPFALGSMIVAAGSNGSWPGWRLFALILLCMVFARTAAMTFNRIADWEIDKRNPRTAGRHQLLGKYAAIMTCLISAALFVGTTFFINRLCFLLSPVALGIIFLYSLTKRFTHAAQFFLGLALSVSPVGAWLAVTGSFAWPPIILAGGVLCWVAGFDIIYATQDVETDRREGLHSMVVWLGVPGVLRLAGWLHLLMLMGLIGFGLSAHLGKIYFLGLIPVPFLLVYEHRIARTLDLGKINKAFFETNAVIGLLFVLIVVAQQIWKF; encoded by the coding sequence GTGACCTTCCCACCTTCCCACCTTCCCACCAACGCACCTTTGGTGCGGTTTCTCACCTTCATAAGGTTCTCGCATACGGTTTTTGCGCTGCCGTTCGCTCTCGGGTCGATGATCGTTGCCGCTGGCTCTAACGGGAGTTGGCCGGGTTGGAGGCTGTTCGCTCTTATTCTGCTCTGCATGGTCTTTGCCCGTACGGCGGCGATGACCTTCAACCGCATTGCTGACTGGGAAATCGACAAACGCAATCCCAGAACTGCGGGCCGGCATCAACTTCTTGGCAAGTATGCGGCCATCATGACGTGCCTGATCAGTGCTGCACTCTTTGTCGGCACGACGTTTTTTATCAACCGTCTTTGCTTCCTGCTTTCTCCCGTGGCTCTCGGGATCATCTTTCTTTACTCGCTCACGAAGCGTTTCACTCATGCCGCTCAGTTCTTCCTGGGACTTGCCCTCTCAGTCTCGCCGGTGGGTGCATGGCTCGCCGTGACAGGATCCTTTGCTTGGCCTCCGATCATTCTGGCTGGGGGTGTTCTCTGCTGGGTGGCCGGATTCGATATAATCTATGCCACGCAGGATGTGGAGACGGATCGTCGTGAGGGACTGCACTCGATGGTGGTCTGGCTTGGTGTTCCAGGCGTGCTGCGTTTAGCCGGTTGGCTGCATCTGCTGATGCTGATGGGTTTGATCGGATTCGGTCTCTCGGCCCATCTCGGGAAGATCTATTTTCTAGGGCTGATACCCGTGCCTTTCCTATTGGTCTATGAGCATCGCATTGCACGGACGCTCGATCTCGGAAAGATCAACAAGGCCTTCTTTGAAACCAATGCCGTGATAGGGCTTCTCTTTGTTTTGATCGTTGTGGCCCAGCAAATCTGGAAGTTTTAG
- the pyrE gene encoding orotate phosphoribosyltransferase, producing the protein MPDVLALFKQTGALLHGHFILRSGLHSREFFQCALLLQDAPVAAEVCEELAEKLRPFHTEVEGKKPTVISPAVGGIIVGQEVARHLGTRHIFVEKDGNGSLVMRRFEIKPGERFIVAEDVVTRGGRVQETIDIVRGLGGVVVAAGSIVDRSGGNLPDFGCPFVSLIQMTPETFPADALPEDLIGIAAVKPGSK; encoded by the coding sequence ATGCCCGACGTCCTCGCCCTTTTCAAACAGACCGGAGCCCTGCTGCACGGTCATTTCATTCTCCGTTCCGGTCTTCATAGCCGCGAGTTTTTTCAATGTGCCCTGCTTCTCCAGGATGCCCCCGTTGCGGCTGAAGTCTGCGAGGAGTTGGCTGAAAAACTGCGTCCCTTCCACACGGAAGTGGAGGGGAAGAAACCAACGGTGATCTCTCCGGCCGTCGGTGGCATTATTGTCGGGCAGGAAGTGGCGCGGCATCTCGGCACCCGCCATATCTTTGTCGAGAAGGACGGGAATGGCAGCCTTGTGATGCGCCGCTTCGAGATCAAACCCGGTGAGCGCTTTATCGTCGCCGAGGATGTGGTGACCCGCGGCGGCCGTGTCCAGGAAACCATCGACATCGTCCGTGGGCTAGGCGGCGTCGTGGTGGCAGCAGGTTCCATCGTCGATCGTAGTGGTGGAAATCTCCCCGATTTCGGCTGTCCCTTTGTCAGTCTGATCCAGATGACTCCGGAGACCTTTCCGGCGGATGCGCTACCCGAGGATCTCATCGGTATTGCTGCCGTGAAGCCGGGAAGCAAATAA
- a CDS encoding ParA family protein, producing the protein MKTKVIAIANQKGGVGKTTTSVNLAAAIAESGHPVLLLDLDPQGNASSALGLETGEGSSLYAAMIGETPMEDLIQETRLPNLAGIPADLDLAGAEIEVARMEGHLGQLRSVLEPVRNSGRFEFIILDCPPSLGILMTNALSAADEILIPIQCEYYALEGLGKLVSVMEQIRESGANPTLAMSGLLMTMLDVRTNISAAVVRDVRAHFEEVVFQAAIPRSVRISEAPSFGKTILEYDPKGPGATAYRVLAKEFLDRQKRGISFVGAPQRNEEG; encoded by the coding sequence ATGAAGACCAAAGTCATCGCCATCGCCAACCAGAAGGGTGGCGTCGGAAAAACCACCACTTCGGTCAACCTCGCCGCGGCCATCGCGGAGTCGGGCCATCCCGTCCTCTTACTCGATCTGGATCCCCAGGGGAATGCCTCCAGTGCCTTGGGCCTCGAGACAGGTGAGGGGAGCAGCCTCTATGCCGCGATGATCGGCGAGACCCCGATGGAGGATCTGATCCAGGAGACGCGTCTTCCGAATCTGGCCGGTATTCCTGCCGACCTCGACCTTGCCGGCGCAGAGATCGAGGTGGCAAGGATGGAGGGACATCTGGGTCAGCTCCGCAGTGTGTTGGAACCGGTGCGCAACTCGGGCCGCTTCGAGTTCATCATTTTGGATTGTCCTCCGTCGCTCGGCATCCTGATGACCAATGCCCTGAGCGCCGCCGACGAGATCCTCATCCCGATCCAGTGCGAATACTACGCCCTCGAGGGGCTCGGCAAGCTGGTCAGCGTTATGGAACAGATCCGTGAGTCCGGAGCCAACCCGACCCTCGCCATGAGCGGACTTCTCATGACCATGCTCGACGTTCGCACCAACATCAGCGCCGCCGTCGTGCGTGATGTCCGCGCCCACTTCGAGGAGGTCGTCTTCCAAGCGGCAATTCCACGATCTGTCCGCATCAGCGAGGCGCCGAGCTTTGGAAAAACCATCCTCGAGTATGATCCGAAAGGTCCCGGAGCCACGGCCTACCGCGTCCTTGCCAAGGAATTCCTCGACCGCCAGAAGCGCGGAATCTCCTTTGTCGGAGCGCCGCAGCGGAATGAAGAAGGATAA
- a CDS encoding N-acetylmuramoyl-L-alanine amidase, translating into MKKLFPQASLLRLLVLPLLLLTMHSGRGALLSPLAPQPDWKTLHRYSGIITASEFERLLRQVYVPDGSWRQWISLTPTQAMITPHAGATPVILPLASPGSAAKIPPRFWKERGQRSPQPGKPLAGLRIAIDPGHLGGKFARMEARWFQIGHSRSVEEGEMTLIVAKILKKKLEAMGAEVWLTRSKNGATTSLRPDKLKKAAAVSLQEEGAQLSSTRLEFEAERLFYRVGEIRNRARLVNSVIRPDLVVCLHFNAEEWGNPARPTLTDKNHLHLLLSGDISGNELLHEDERYTMLVKLLGGTHGEELGASECVARSLTAATGLPPFIYHSANAIPASSNPYLWIRNLLANRLFECPVVYCEPYVMNSNPVFNRVQLGDYEGRRNVGGLSLPSIYREYADAVAQGLADYYGGAAN; encoded by the coding sequence GTGAAGAAACTGTTCCCTCAAGCAAGCCTGCTTCGTCTCCTGGTACTGCCTCTTTTGTTGCTGACCATGCATTCCGGCAGGGGTGCGCTGCTAAGTCCGTTGGCCCCGCAGCCCGACTGGAAGACCCTTCACCGCTATTCTGGAATTATCACGGCATCTGAATTCGAGCGCCTGCTCCGGCAGGTCTATGTGCCAGATGGCTCCTGGCGCCAATGGATCTCGCTGACCCCGACTCAGGCAATGATAACACCTCATGCCGGGGCGACACCCGTCATCCTGCCGCTGGCTTCTCCGGGGAGTGCCGCCAAGATCCCCCCTCGTTTCTGGAAAGAACGGGGGCAGCGTTCCCCTCAACCAGGCAAGCCTCTGGCGGGACTGAGGATCGCGATCGACCCAGGGCATCTCGGCGGGAAGTTTGCCCGGATGGAGGCCCGTTGGTTCCAGATCGGTCACTCGAGGTCGGTCGAGGAGGGAGAGATGACGTTGATTGTGGCCAAGATCCTCAAAAAGAAACTGGAAGCCATGGGCGCGGAAGTCTGGCTAACCCGCTCCAAAAACGGAGCTACGACCTCTCTGCGGCCGGACAAACTCAAGAAAGCGGCGGCGGTTTCCCTTCAGGAAGAGGGGGCGCAGCTTTCGAGCACCCGTCTGGAGTTCGAGGCAGAGCGGCTGTTTTATCGAGTCGGCGAAATACGCAACCGGGCCCGCCTGGTGAACTCTGTGATCCGGCCCGATCTTGTCGTCTGCCTGCATTTCAATGCCGAGGAATGGGGTAATCCCGCGCGACCCACCCTGACTGACAAGAACCATCTCCACCTTCTCCTTTCCGGGGATATATCTGGTAACGAGCTCCTGCATGAGGATGAGCGCTACACCATGCTCGTGAAACTGCTCGGCGGGACCCACGGCGAGGAGTTGGGGGCCTCGGAATGCGTCGCCCGTTCCTTGACTGCCGCCACCGGCCTTCCTCCCTTCATCTACCATAGTGCCAATGCCATCCCGGCCTCCTCCAACCCCTACCTCTGGATACGTAATCTTCTGGCCAACAGGCTCTTCGAGTGTCCTGTGGTCTACTGCGAGCCGTATGTCATGAACAGCAATCCTGTCTTCAACAGGGTCCAGCTCGGAGATTACGAGGGTCGCCGGAACGTGGGGGGACTCTCCTTGCCAAGCATTTACAGGGAATATGCCGATGCGGTGGCGCAAGGGCTTGCCGATTACTACGGAGGGGCGGCAAACTGA